The following are encoded in a window of Roseimaritima ulvae genomic DNA:
- a CDS encoding NAD-dependent epimerase/dehydratase family protein has translation MADTRPALIVTGSSGLLGRPVCTRLAESGYQVYGFDRVGWPEPPKDHAHVRDIECDVTDSTSVRAAMEKVRQLSGGKLASVVHMAAYYDFSGEDSDLYDKVTVNGTDRLLNELQDFELEQFIFTSTMLIHAPCKIGDHIREDDPLKAKWPYPQSKIETERLIRDGHPNVRSVFLRVAGIYTDYGRQPTLVQQIKRIHEKDFQGHFFPGDTDAGQAMVHLDDTVDAIVRTVERRDAIEAKTAILIGEPDTVSYQELQDRIGKQLHGDEWTTLCVPKSVAKVGAAVSDTLSGGDAFIKPFMVDMADDHYALDITRARKLLGWEPQHSLAETLPKILKALQDDPDRWYQKNGLSK, from the coding sequence ATGGCTGATACTCGTCCCGCCTTGATCGTCACCGGTAGTTCCGGGCTGCTCGGGCGTCCCGTCTGCACTCGCTTGGCCGAAAGCGGGTACCAGGTTTATGGATTTGACCGTGTGGGCTGGCCGGAGCCGCCGAAAGACCATGCGCATGTTCGCGATATCGAATGCGACGTTACCGATTCGACCTCGGTGCGAGCCGCCATGGAGAAGGTGCGGCAGTTGAGCGGAGGCAAGTTGGCCAGTGTCGTGCACATGGCGGCGTACTACGATTTCTCCGGTGAAGACAGCGATCTGTACGATAAGGTGACCGTCAATGGCACCGATCGTCTGCTGAACGAACTGCAAGACTTCGAACTGGAGCAATTCATCTTTACCAGCACGATGTTGATTCACGCCCCATGCAAGATCGGCGATCACATTCGCGAAGACGATCCGCTGAAAGCCAAGTGGCCGTACCCGCAGAGCAAAATCGAAACGGAGCGACTGATTCGCGATGGCCACCCCAACGTGCGTTCGGTGTTTCTGCGCGTGGCCGGTATCTATACCGACTACGGACGTCAGCCCACGCTCGTGCAGCAGATCAAACGTATTCATGAGAAGGATTTTCAGGGGCACTTCTTCCCTGGCGACACCGACGCTGGGCAAGCCATGGTTCACCTGGACGACACAGTGGACGCCATTGTGCGGACGGTTGAACGACGCGATGCGATTGAAGCCAAGACTGCGATTCTGATCGGTGAACCGGACACGGTTTCGTATCAAGAACTGCAAGACCGGATCGGCAAGCAGTTGCACGGTGACGAATGGACCACGTTGTGCGTTCCCAAGTCCGTCGCCAAGGTCGGAGCGGCGGTCAGCGACACGCTGTCCGGGGGCGACGCGTTCATCAAACCCTTCATGGTGGATATGGCCGATGACCACTATGCCCTGGATATCACGCGTGCCAGGAAGTTGTTGGGCTGGGAACCTCAGCACAGTCTGGCCGAGACGCTGCCCAAGATACTCAAGGCTCTGCAGGATGATCCCGATCGCTGGTACCAGAAAAACGGGTTATCGAAGTGA